Within the Candidatus Sulfotelmatobacter sp. genome, the region GCGTACTTATTATCGGGCAGCAAAATACTGCTGGCGGGAACGTCTCCGAGCTGACTAGTACCGGATGGAATGCTGATTCGCAGATCCTAGCATCGGTCGAGGTCGACGCGTCAGGATCCGTAATCGGAATCGATTCGAGCGGCGATGTCCTACAGTTGCAGAATGACGGTAGCTGGAATGCGGGCGTCGGTAACCCGATCGGCGCGTATTCATACACTACGTCGGGGTCGCCGGGGCAGAGCTCCGTGGCCAATGGAGCGTATTCCGCACTCGAAGCTCTCGCCGCACAGTACACAGATGGCGCTTCGAGTGCTCAGTTCGGTGAAGCGTTGCAGCAGGTATTGGACGCCATTGCGTCCGGAACCGCGTCGGCCGAGCAGTATCAGCTCCTCAATGGGATCGCGAATGCCATAGCCTACGGCAATGCGGACGGGCCGACGTTCCGCGGAGCCAGCGGCGTGGCGGGCCTCGACGGTGCTAACGCCGTGGCGGCGTTAACCGCAGGTCTTGTGCTCTCAACTGGCGTCTCGGTCGACCCGACGACGCTCGCATTCCTCTCAGCCGGTGCTGCAATTCAAGTCGCCAGGCAGCTCGGCGGTGCGACTCCGGTTGAGGTTGCGTCAGTACTCAGTCAGACAGAGGCGCCCTCTTTCAATCCCGTTTCTGATTTGAGTACGAGTGCTGCGGCGTCACTCGGCGCCCAGGCTGCGCCGGCGTATAGTGCCGCCGCCGCTGCTATAGCGCAGCTAAGCGACTCACAAGGCGACGTTTCAGCCGCCGTGAACTCGGTGCTTGGCCAGCTCTCTCAGAACGTAGCGCTTGGCGCTCAAGGAGCCGCGAACATCGCAGCTCTATCGATCCAGCAAGTCGAATGCTTGACGTCAAGTCAGCTCATCGCGCTGACGGCAGACCAGCTCGGGGGACTGACGTCCCATCAGTTGAGTAGTCTCTCGATCGCTCAGATCAACGCGCTTCTACCGGGCCAATTTGGCAGCTTGAACGATGACCAGCTCGAGGCGTTCACGACAAGTCAAATCGCGGGGCTCTCGGCCGGCTTATTAAATGCGCTCAATGCAGATCAGATTGCCGCTTTGTCGACGCCACAAATTGAAGCATTGACAGCAAACCAGATTGGCGGCCTGTCCGGTGACTTTATCAACGCACTAAGTGCGGCGCAGATTCAGAGTCTTTCGTTCGCACAGATCGGTTCATTCGGTTTGACGCAGATAAACGCGCTCTCCAATGACCAGACGTTCGCGCTGTCAAGTTCGCAAATCGAGAGTTTTGATCCGGTTGCACTACAACAGTCGATTTCGCAGTACTCTGGCGTCGGCGGTACAGTGCCGACGGAACCTATTTCGGTGTGGAACCCACCCAATCAGGCGCCGACGGTCGCGACGACGGTCCTCGTAACCAACGCGACCTTCGTATCGGGAGACTATTCGCAGGTTCTCTCAGTTCTCAACGGTTCGAACCTCCAGATTCAGCTGTGCGCCCATTGGATATTTGGGGATGACTCAGCCTCGTACGGCTCGGTTAGCGGGACCTCTCGGATTGATACGGCTTCGCTTCATACGTGGATTCAGATCTCTAGTGTCGATCAGTCCGGAAATACTGAGACTTTCACCCTGGGGTTCTATCTGGATCCACAGACTGGGAAGCTCTACGGTGCGTTCAACGGGGACTTACAAACTGCAAGCACGCCGTATGACGATAGGGACGTCATCGTGCCTCTGAATTTGGCGCCGCCCCTTGCCCCGATGGGGCAGCAGCAGAAGACGCTGAAGCAGATGGCCATCGACATGGTCAATGAGATGTTGAGATATAATGGGCAGCTGAACTACGATAAGCTTCCCAATGGCTCGACCACGTTCAACAGCAATTCAGGGACATCGACGCTTCTGACCGTAGCAGGGTGCAACACTCACGGCTTGGAGGTTACATTCAATAATGATGTAGAGAATACGTGGCAATACCTTCCTATTCCGGTGGCTGGAGCTACGGTCGCACTTGACAGCTGGGACTACGAGGATGGTATCGCCGCGCCGTTCATTCAGTGGGCGCCCGGCTGGAACCAGAAATTTCCGACTTCCAGCGGTATTTCGTTCGCTGGTCTCACTACGACCATCAAGACGATAACGACCAACCCAGTACAAGCGCTACTGGCTAGTCCATATCTACGGAATCTCATTCTGGGAAGCGGTCTCGGGGGCGCATTTTCGACGGCGGCAGATGACTTGGAGACGCTGTCCAAGCTTGTCGCGGGGGTCGAGCAGATCAAGAAAGGGGGCCTGCTGAACATTCTCTCGGGCGGATTCGATTTGGCCCAGGTCGCAGTACAGGCCGGCATTCTCCCGGAGACGCTCAACGGCGTTCCCATTGAGCAGGCAGTCCAAAATTATGGGCAGGCGCTGCAATTTCTGAGTGGGCTCCCAGGCCTCTACGCTGCTTACGAAGAGGGAGGCGTTAACGGTGCAATCCTGGCGGGGACCGAGACCGAAGGGATGCTGTTGGCCGCTGCACCAATGATTGCGGAGATCGCGCAGGATGGCCTGATACCGTTCTTGGATGGCACTGGTCTCGGGGCGTCCCCTGCTGAACTTGCGGCGGTGAGCAGCACGTTCTTGCCTATTGCGGTGGGCGTGGCCTTGATAGTGCTCGTACTTGGCGGTAGTCACGACAATCCTGCGGAGATGCCCGACAAGTACGATACAGCGCGGTACACAGAGTACATCGGCGAGCTTCAGGGGGATGCGTCCACCGCATACGGACCCGCTTATGACCCGACAACAGACCCGGTGCAGTCGTTGCTAGGCGGCCTTCCGATGCTCCAGTACATCGAGGACTGGGTGAAGGCGAATCTTTCCTCGTCGAATTCCGAAATTGCGAACCTAGCGCAACAGCTCTATGGCGAGTACGGGGACACTGGAGACGGTCAACTTGCGTTCCAACACGATATTGCGAACGAGTCCGTCGTAGGCGGGACGCTCTCAGGAACCTATGTGACGCTCCACGCAGATGCGGGGCAGGCGGTTGGGGAGATTCAGATGTTGGAGGAAGCGGTCCAGCCGGCACCGGAGCCGACGTACGGAGGACTCGAGTGGACGGCGTTCATGCTGCCGGATGGATCGACAGGATATTGGGCTCCGAACGGGGCTGGCGATTATTACTATTATGGACCCGATGGAACGTTGTATCTCGATCCCTATCCGGATGCGGTGCATTCCGGCGACCAAGGAAATGCCGTCGGCAACGTCGCGACGTATGATTTCCCTCCGTACAGCCCGTCATTGCCAGCGCCTGCCGAAGACTACGGCGGTCTCGATTGGACGGCGTTCACGCTCCAGAACGGAGGCGTCGGCTACTGGGCGCCGGACGGGTCCGGGGCGTACTATTATTTCGGCCCGGATGGCACTTTGTACCATGATCCATACGCGGGTGAGGTACAGCCCGCCGACCTGGACAACGCGGTGGGCAACGTTGCGACGTATCAGTTCCCGACATCTCCGTGATTCCGGAGCACGAAGGCGTTGTGTGTCTGGCCGCTCGGTTCGCGCCCCATGACTCATCGCGCCCGCACCCTCGCGTTGTGCGCGGCCGCCCTATCTACCTTGATCCTGACGCGACTCACGTACGGTCTCGAAACCTCATATTGGACGGACTTCGCGCGTTTCGATGTTGCGCTGATCGTGACCGCTACCGCGGCGTCCGTTACTGTGCTCGGAGATCAAGGAGTCCGATGGCGGTCATGTTTGGCCGTACTCGGCATATCCACGTATCTGCAAGCTGCCGAGGCAGCAGTGATGGTGAGTTCGGGGGCACACTGTGGAACGGCAAGTGGCGACTTCACGTTCGGGCTCGTGTTGGGCAGCCTGGTACTTGCGGAAAACCCGCTCGTGTTGTTCCTCGCGCTGGGCATTGCCTACGTTCTAACGCGCTTCGTCCTGCCGAATCAAACGTTTTGGCCCCGAGTGGCCACCATCGCAGGAGCTCTAATAGGCGTCGGTGGGATATCGGCCGCCGCCTTTTGGGTGCGTATCAGTCTCCAAGGACATCACTGTTGGCAGTTCTGAGCAGCCACTCTAGGAGAAGGAAGGCCGTGAGAAAACGTCTCGACGTCGCGGACATCATTGAAGGCGTGTCGCGCGCGCTCGACAAGGCGCCCATCGCGTTGACTTGGGCATTCGGAAGCTCCAAGCAGCAGCAAGGCAGACACATCGACGTGATCGCAGTCGCAGAGGGACCGCCGCCGTCCGAGCTCCTCTTTGCGGAGGCGGGGTACGTTTTGCACGTAATGATTGAGACGCCCCGGTCTTTGCGCGCTGAATTGGAAGCGCCCCGGCGAGCGGTGACCATTCGGCGTCTTGCTTCGAGCTCGATTGCGTTCGATCATGACGGCATCCTGACCAAGGCGGTGCTTCGCGCGCGCGAGCTTCTCAATGAGCCGCCGCCACCGTCTGTGTTTCGCGCCGAACTCGAGTTGATCCGAGATGTGCGGGAGACTTTCGCGCGGTTACCCGTGGAGGCTGGGCCTACACGAGCGCTCGGGCGCGCGGTGCTGCTCGAACGGCTCATGGAGCTGACCCACCTGCGCTGCGGGTGCTGGCCGGCGCATTTCGTGGATGCGATTGAGGCACTCAGCAATCGGGATCCTGAACTGGGCAAACTCCTTTCGGCTGCTACGCTCGACGATTCGGCTTTACGGTCGCTCATGCGGAAACTATTGGCAAATAAGCCACAGATCGCGAGCTGGCTGCTGCCGCCAGCCGCCCTTGCTCGATTGAGCCCGGAAGACGCGCAGCACATCCAACCATCTGATCTGCGTCGAATGACGAAATTGCAAGTGTTGACGATGAAGAGGGTGCATGGCAATGTTCTCGCGCCGCCAGCACGGGCGTACTTAGAGTCGACGATTGGCGCCCACTAGGTGGTCGACTAAGACAACCGAGGCTGCTGGCACGACGGATTCTGTGTTCCGGCCGAGGGACGGCGGCGCCGGGCTCGTGCTATCGTTGGAAACGGACGATCTCTAAGGAAAGGAGGCCGCTGTGATCGCGCTTCGTAGGCTGAACAACCAAGCCATCATGGTCAACCCGGATCTCATCGAGTCGCTGGAAGCGACCCCGGACACGGTCGTGACCCTGACCTCGGGCAACAAGCTCCTGGTGCGGGATTCGATGGAAGAGATCCGCGAGAAGATCATCGAGTTCAAGCGGCGGATCCACGGGCCCGAGGGCGCGCCGACCGGGCGCTGAGGTCACCGCAGGCTCGGCGCCTGCCTCGCCGAAGCGGAAGGCAAGCGGGCGTGGCCTCCGTCACACGGGCTCAATCCCGCACGCCGTAGGGCCGATAGCTACCCTGAGAGCTCTCCCGTTTCCGGTTGCCCTATCGGAAAGGCTGTACCTTGGATTTCGCGACGATCTTAGGCCTCGTGCTCGCCATCGGCGGGCTCTTTCTGTCTGCCTGGATCGGGCAAGTCGACGGCCGCATCATCTTCGCGCGTTACGAGGCGTTCTTGCTGGTCTTCCTCGGCACGGTCGGCGCGACGCTGGTCTCGTTCCCCCTGCAGACGTTCTGGCGCGGCATCACGCTGGGCTTCCGTACCGCCTTCACCGAGCCGATCTACCACGAGCGCGAAGTGATCGCGACGCTCGTCTCGTTCGCCGAGAAGGCGCGCCGCGAAGGGCTGCTGGCGCTCGAGAACGAGGCGGCCGCGCTCGAAGACGACTTCATGCGCAAGGGCATTCAGCTCGTCATCGACGGGCGCGACACCGACATCATCCGCAAGATCCTCGAGACCGAAGTCGCCTTCGTCCAGGAGCGCAACAGCAAGGCCGAAGCGGTCTTCATGACGATGGGCGGCTACTCGCCGACGCTGGGCATCATCGGCACCGTGCTCGGTCTGATCGCGATGCTCAAGAGCCTGGGCTCGCTGAGCGGCTCGGGCAACGTCGCCGGCACGCTGGGCATCGCGACCGCGCAGGCGTTCGTCGCGACGTTCTTCGGCATCTCGCTGGCGAACTTGCTGTGGATCCCGATCGCCTCGAAGATCAAGGAGCGCGCCGGCCAGCAGCTGCTGCTGCGCGAGATCATGATCGAAGGCATCCTCTCGATCCAGGCCGGCGACAATCCGCGCCTGCTGGAGGAGAAGCTGCACGCCTTCCTCGATCCGGACGAGCGCGAGACGGAGATCGAGGCCGGCGGCGGCGTCCCGGAGCCGGGACTGGCGGGCGCATAACCTATGGCGGCGACCGGAGGAGAGACCCGCTCGCGCCTCCGGCGCGCGCAGGGCGAATCCAAGATGGAAACCGCGGGGATGATGCGGTGGCTGCTCACGTACGCCGACATGATCACCCTGCTGCTCGCGCTGTTCATCATCTTGTTCGCGATCTCGACCATCTCGAGCGTGAAGTTCCAGCGGCTGGCGCGCCAGATCTCGGGCGGTTTCAACAGCACCGACGCGATCAACAACCCGCCCAACGGCGGCACGATCGGGAGCGACAAGGGCCAGACCGAAGAGGCCAACATGGCCGCGGTCAAGAGCCAGCTCGACCGCTACATCGCGCAGCGCAACCTGCAGTCCAAGGTGCAGACCCAGATCACCAAGCAAGGGCTGACCATCACGCTGCTGAGCGACAAGGCGTACTACGACTCCGGCTCGGCCGAGCTGCGACCGGAAACGAAGGCGCTGCTCGACGACGTCGCCGGCCAGATCCGCCACGTGCGCAACGACGTGCGGGTCGAAGGCAACACCGACGACGTGCCGATCGCCACCTCGATCTATCCGACCAACTGGGAGCTTTCCGCGGCCCGCGCGACGAACGTCACCCGCTACCTCGTCGAGCACGACAAGATTCCGCCAACCCGCCTCTCGTTCGCAGGCTATGGCGAGTACCGGCCCAAGTATCCCAATGACACCGACGCACACCGCCAGCAGAATCGCCGCACGGACGTCGTGATCCTGAACGGCAACGAGGGGAATTCGACCCCGTGAGCATGCTCTCGCAAGAAGAGATCGACGCGCTGGTCAATCAGCTGGCCGCCCCC harbors:
- a CDS encoding flagellar FlbD family protein; this encodes MIALRRLNNQAIMVNPDLIESLEATPDTVVTLTSGNKLLVRDSMEEIREKIIEFKRRIHGPEGAPTGR
- a CDS encoding motility protein A, with product MDFATILGLVLAIGGLFLSAWIGQVDGRIIFARYEAFLLVFLGTVGATLVSFPLQTFWRGITLGFRTAFTEPIYHEREVIATLVSFAEKARREGLLALENEAAALEDDFMRKGIQLVIDGRDTDIIRKILETEVAFVQERNSKAEAVFMTMGGYSPTLGIIGTVLGLIAMLKSLGSLSGSGNVAGTLGIATAQAFVATFFGISLANLLWIPIASKIKERAGQQLLLREIMIEGILSIQAGDNPRLLEEKLHAFLDPDERETEIEAGGGVPEPGLAGA
- a CDS encoding flagellar motor protein MotB; amino-acid sequence: METAGMMRWLLTYADMITLLLALFIILFAISTISSVKFQRLARQISGGFNSTDAINNPPNGGTIGSDKGQTEEANMAAVKSQLDRYIAQRNLQSKVQTQITKQGLTITLLSDKAYYDSGSAELRPETKALLDDVAGQIRHVRNDVRVEGNTDDVPIATSIYPTNWELSAARATNVTRYLVEHDKIPPTRLSFAGYGEYRPKYPNDTDAHRQQNRRTDVVILNGNEGNSTP